Part of the Mauremys mutica isolate MM-2020 ecotype Southern chromosome 1, ASM2049712v1, whole genome shotgun sequence genome is shown below.
ATCCAGTCTGGCTAATCAGAACCATGTAAATCCTAGAGTATGTTTTTGCTTATTTACCTTGAGCTCTGGGAGTCTGTAGACTTGCAATGAGAGCAAAATTATTTCTGGATAAATATAATCTaatctcctctttcttttcttttagaaaTAATATTTCAAAATTCCTCAGACCTGCCCAGTACAatatgtcagctgtcaatgacacaAAATTTAAATCTGTAATATTCCTTCTCACCGGGCTACCGAGTCATGGAAACGCACATCTCTGGATTTCTATCCCCTTTTGTTTCATGTATGTTATTTCGATAGTAGGAAATTCACTCATTCTGTTAATTgtaaaaacagatccaagcctccatgagcccatgtacattttcctttcgaTGTTGGCTGTCACAGACCTTGGCATATTGATAGCTACCATACCGACGATACTGGGCACATACTTGTTTAACTCTAGGGAGATCAGCCTCGACGCCTGTTTAGTCCAGCTCTTCTTCATCCACTTGCTTCACTGCATTGAATCCTCTTTGCTGttgttgatggcctttgaccgcttcATCGCGATCCATAACCCGCTGAAATATGCTTCCATCTTAACCCTGCCAAGAATAGCTAAGATGGGACTTGTGGCTGTGCTAAGAGCGATGGCCATAATACTTCCACTTCCCTTTCTTCTGAAACGGTTCAGATATTGTCGAGCCAATGTCCTCTCTCATTCCTACTGTGTGCACCGGGAAGTCATGAAGATGGCTTGTTCAGATATCACAGTCAACATCATCTATGGATTGTTTACTAAACTCTTAACAATGGGGTTGGACATGCTACTCATCTTCCTCTCTTATGTAATGATCctcaaaacagtgctgagcatcgCGTCCTACGAGGAGTGTCTGagggccctgaacacctgcgtctcccacctctgcgcccTCCTGCTCTTCTATGCACCAGATATCAGCTTGACTGTGATACAGTATTTTGGGAAGGGCTCTTCTCCCTTACTTCAGATTGTCCTGGGCTACATCTCTCTGCTTTTCGCCCCGCTGATGAACCCAATTGTGTACAgcgtgaaaagcaaacaccttcgtgcGAGGATAATCAGG
Proteins encoded:
- the LOC123360310 gene encoding olfactory receptor 51G2-like gives rise to the protein MSAVNDTKFKSVIFLLTGLPSHGNAHLWISIPFCFMYVISIVGNSLILLIVKTDPSLHEPMYIFLSMLAVTDLGILIATIPTILGTYLFNSREISLDACLVQLFFIHLLHCIESSLLLLMAFDRFIAIHNPLKYASILTLPRIAKMGLVAVLRAMAIILPLPFLLKRFRYCRANVLSHSYCVHREVMKMACSDITVNIIYGLFTKLLTMGLDMLLIFLSYVMILKTVLSIASYEECLRALNTCVSHLCALLLFYAPDISLTVIQYFGKGSSPLLQIVLGYISLLFAPLMNPIVYSVKSKHLRARIIRMFIK